agataaGAATGAATAGCTTTAGGTGCTGAAAACTAACGTTATATAATACTACTAGTCATATCATACTTAATGTTAAAGTTGTACTTTCCTTCGTCTCAAACTAACCAAACGGAAATTATAACCTGAATATTAAATTACATTACAGATGGACATTGACTTGACGAAGGACATGGGAATGGATGCTTACAGATTCTCAATTTCATGGTCAAGAATCTTTCCGAGTAAGCTGAAACTTTGCCGCTATGAAATGGTGTAACCCCTAGCGATAAGCCAATACCCTGTCTTAacattataattttgtatatagAGATGGAACAAGAGAACCAAATCCAGATGGATTGAAATACTACAACAACCTATTAGATTATTTACTGGAAAAAAGTCAATTAGTAAAAACTGCAAATTATACAAAGAATTTTCGTGTTATTAAGTCTGTACAGCGGTTTTGAAGAGTCTGTTGTAGCTTCCTGTGAAGAATTCAGCCTTATGTAACTTTATACCACTGGGATCTTCCGCAGATGCTCGAAGATAGATATGAAGGATGGTTAAGTGACCATATCGTGTAAGTGATTTAAACTCCATCCTGTATATATTAGTCATTATAAACCTAAACACTTATTTACACAAAGGCTCATATTTTGCTTGCTAGAAAAGATTTTGAGCATTATGCTTTTACCTGTTTCAAGGCCTTCGGAGACAGAGTGAAATATTGGATCACCTTTAATGAACCTCATAATGCAGCAATGCAAGGTTATGACTCTGGAACTCAGGCTCCCGGTAGGTGTTCAATTCTAGGGCATCTCTTTTGCAAGGCAGGAAAAACTAAGCAACCATGTCCAAAACTTGGGTGATCTAACTAGAGAAGCAAATATTGAGAGTATGCTTTTAGTTGAGATGGGATTAAAGGAGATGGTTGCCTTGAAGGTCTTCTTATGAAGAGATTACCTTAAACTATCTCATATCCATTAATTGCAGTCTAGATCTACGTGACTACAGTCTACAGTTTGGCTATAAAGTTGAAGTATTATCGTTCTACTTTATTTTTCTTAGTACTACGATGTTTATATTTTGAAGTGTGTAACTTTAACTTGTTAAAATTTTCACTtttattttatggttggtagatAATTGGTGGTATAAGGATGGTAGTATGTTGATGGTGAAGGTAGTGGTGTTTATTTTGGATAACTGATTTTATGGTTGGTAGATTGGTTGATTGTGTTAGTTTTAAGATTATGGTCTTATTTATGGATATGCCAATTTAAAAATAGTTCCTTGCATTTTTATTGTAAAAGCGTTGCAATAGGTCTTTTTAGTGTTGCTAATAATCAGTGTAAAATGttgcaaaaaacactaaaaagcattgcaaaaaatactaaaaagcattgcaaaaaacactaaaaagcgttgcaaaaaacactaaaaagcgCTGCAAAAAGGTTGCATCGATACCCCATATGTGGCCCCGATTGTGGGGTCCACAAATATTGTACTGATAGCCCAAACCCTACTGTAACACTTTTCAAGACCTATTGCAACCCCATTGGTGTTGCAATAACACATTTCTGTAACGGATAAATAAGGGTTGCAATAGGTTGTCACCGGGGATGCAAAACACTCTATGGCAACACCTAAAATTACAACCCCGAAAAAGAGTCGACATAGCCtttttttggcctttagcaacGCTTTTTTGGCATTTAGTTACGGTTTCTTGGGGTTGCggaatccaatctatggcgtagtgaatGGATTTTATGTATTATAAAGTAATAGTCAATGCTAATTCTCATTGTATTTGCACGGCCTATAAACTGTTTGTAATAAACACATGTATATATCTTATGTTTATGTTGGAAAAATATGTTGGTTGACACATAAAACCACCACTACGCCATAAGTGACATGATGTAATGCCTTTTTACTGTTACAATAGGCCCGAAAAACATTATTATAGGTCTATTGTAACACTAGTAGACGTTACACTTGTGAGCATTACATGAGACTCCCTATTGTAACACTTTAGCTACCAATTGTAACACAAAGAAAAGTATTACAATAGGCCACTAATGTAACACTATAATGATCAATTGTAATAATTTGTCAATGTTACATTATGTTGGAATTATTTTTCATAAGTGGGACCCACATGGACTAATGTCACTGTGGTGTTTTAGTTGTGCAACAGTAGCTACACTACAATATGCAACTGCAACATTgaattatattaaatttaaaatatctGCCATGTTCAAGAATTGAAACAACCCATACAGAACATTACCAAAACACAATCCAAATACTAAATCCGCAACTCTAACACTACAAACACAACTCCAATACTTATCCAACCTACTATCGAGTCAACTAAGCCAAAAGCCACCTCAAATTATCAAACACACCTCTAGTACATATATAAATTACAACATATATACAAGTTTCCACGACTTCGAATGTTTGTACGCATTAAATCAAGGAAAAGTTCTTCGAAATCGGGATTATTTTATATCGTAGAATTTACTCTGGATTGGACGTCCGAATCTCAGGTTCCTGGATtggtcttgtatctttagcgtcatGCTTCCACGTTCAATATTTCTATAATTCGACCCTATTTGCATTCTTTACGAGATTTACAACTACAACTTCAATTCCACTTACACTACTGATTATTCAACATATCCACTCCTTTGTCAATAACATTCTTTCTTTAGAAAGTCTGGAGATTTTcttaatcttctttgctcgtactcGGCTTCTCGTGAATCGACGTATTCTTCGTACTCTAATCGTCTAATaaattggatgaacagtttctccgtacattggttcCGTCGTTAAATTTATCAAGCAAGATTTGCACTCTTCTattaaaaacaaacaaatattttctgtaatagcgggtccacttggccttctaaatgaaccatactCACTTCTAGAACTGGTAGTCTTCTAGGTAATCCAAATCTTATAACAATcgagaaactcaagtagtaattggacaaccaagtttttaaaacttgttttgttcaaaggatttttagaaaaattctgtttagaaaatctcttttgaaaactggtttaaatttttgaaaatcataaacttggtcgtcattactatatgagttggttgccGTTCTTTTCAACCCCTACAAAGTATCAAATTGGAAACACAATCAGATAAAAGCTCATTCATTTCTGTATATCCTCTATCCCTCATTGGGTCTACTTTAACTTCATTGGTTGACAAAATTCTAATTACCGTTGCGTATTATTTTATTCGTTACTTCACTTCTAAGCTTTCATACCAGTAACGCTCCCATCATCATTTCTTACGATTACTCGGTATAACAAGTTTATCCAATAATCATTAAATTCATTTTATAAAACAAGGTTGACTAATATCACATCACTGTACTAGTATATGTATCATGCTtgatcataacatcatcatcaaTTCCAGGAAGACTCTCATTATCCAACCTTTTCAAATTCCcttaaaatccatctagctcacttcacaagataatcatgggtgatatacttactagtagttccatataacctggtagtgGCTATCTTCCGGAACACACGTATCCTCACTCTAGGTTCTTTCTCACATTTCTTAATACCTCGTAAACTGACCATATGCTATAGTTCTcaaatccatcctcataggtgaTGTTACTTCATAAGACGAGTTTTAAACAGATgttatagaacagggtgtagagTAGACAAAAAAAGATGTACTCACAGCCGAACATCTGGTAGAACTAGAATCAAcatgtgggggattctcgaatTGGTAGCTTCGCATAAGGGGATGAGATAATAGCTTAAAAAGGTACAACCGTCGTAACATGAGGTAATATAGCTAACACCGGTGGAAAAGCAGGGCGTGATTCAGATGATAGTCCTCCGAATGAATGCTCCGAATGATCAAACGATTCGAGTataaaagaatctgccatcgCAGCTATCAAAAAATCGCGTCACTAGATAAGCAGCTCGAATCTAatcacgaatcataccaaaacctattgTACAGTCGCattcaacctctcgacgttctatctttctatttcctaatcctaatcctaaccctctatccattcccgacaatctaggattgtttcagtgacttataacctgtggctctgatgccaaactgtaatgccctccaaacccgggtcagaagtttggggtttaCAACACACAAACATAATATATAAaactttttataaaatattatatgtattgacccttctttacacaaccacgaaccgcaacaggttaaagtatgaaaacaagccataaccttaacttttattacatcataccaaatcccaactagttcaacatacaattgataataatatcattcttacaatcttgcataactcatctataatacaaagctcctgctagctcgatccaacttaacctggaatcctagctcgtacactGGACTCGGAATCCTcattaccaataatttccttttcaattgtttaaaacataaaaacatttgcaagagtgagctaactagctcagcaagtaataataacAGTAATGGAGGTTAAAtaataaccaattgaaatgattcagaagaatcaagtttctgaataaacaatgattaaaattggatattcactttttattttaaaaaccaaggttaggttgctgatcagtcacgcactaactccgagcaaggctcccagctttgctctatatactggatccaaggcacacattggcctattatgaccatgaatctggtccgaccacgaatctggcccgaccacgaatctggtccacatttataaaaccatccaattctaaaataatttaatatgataaccaatgaaattcaataagctgaataaTAAGAAACATTTATCTtaaagcatagggtgattcacaataccatgaaggtataataaggaattcaaaaagtttggctttcaatcaaggaaagaatcagaaagtagaagaccaagtgTTCAAGGGTTTCAAGGATTGGTCTTGTGTTAAaaaaggaataagggttggtatgtgaagtaattcaatatcagaaattaGTATATGGTAGaaatatatttgtggagtagtatcgtatgtgtctggctcgtatctgagaaattcaacaatcaatggtttatgaagaaaaaagcttatggctcaagattaataagaatcaaggttcaaggttgaatagtttaaagcgcttgcaatataaaacatgagttattttgaataataacgatatgttatgagatagttcgaaaatatttgtaatgtatcttgaagaaagttcagaagtacttgccttatcaccgatgatttccaactttacttgtacccatTTAACAGTTTTACTTTCCCATcaatttccttctttttctatgcatTACCTTAATTCATCAATCACTTGatttctttttctacacttcagttctatttactgatcactggccttcttttctatgcctttcttactctgctaggcatcaaaattatctatcaatactcaatctcatatcattttaatcgtcacatagacgtcataaatctttatctacccttcgtttcacccaaatccgatttatgGATTAAAAGTTATAGtaaaaacagtcaaacaatgcacgtacagtcatattatacaacaatcagatcacatatagcacatagcatgtaagatattcaatccaaataatttttcaaagaagagtcgggtttaaaatgattttccatgtatttaatattattttttgaacattttttcgGGATTAAAATGGGCCTTCAAATCATTTTATagttaaataatagggttcgaacacccgaatctgaatttaaaataattttataataattatcgagccttgaaaatattttaaaataatattttaaagctcaaaactatttttttagaatttttgaatcaaaaataaataattgaatctaattattaaatcaattaaaattaattaataattaattaaattaattaatcaattaatgttaaattaatcgattaattaaaataattagaaactaataaaaattaattaataaaataaatcagatttaattttaagtaaataaataattcaaagaattttctgcatttaaaataattaaataaatagtttttttctaatttttagaataataaaaatatcatttatAAAATGAAGTAAACAGTAATCCAGTTTTTTGTAAAAATTCTACAACTTTAGTGACTAAAGTGTAGAAACAGGttttatgaatttgttttggGAAAAATTGGATTAACACCGGGTTAAATCCCGGGTCAAAGATCGACATGACTGGGTCAATCAAGAACAACAATAACCTGCCGGAAAACACAGATTCCGATGAGCTTAATTTGGGAAAAATACGAACCGTTTGATTAGGATTTGGCTGCAAAACCATTCTACACTCCTTCGGCAACACATACATGCCAGTAATTAACACAAATAATCTCCCGATCGGATTTTCCGATGAAACCTCCATTAATGCCGGCGAAGCTTCGAGCTTCTCTAGTGATACGTTCCAGGCGTCCAACAGTGCATATATTTACATGAATTAACTCGTTTTGATACAATTTATCGATTAATGCAACTCAAACATACCCAGAATAAACAAATTTAAAA
The sequence above is drawn from the Apium graveolens cultivar Ventura unplaced genomic scaffold, ASM990537v1 ctg3100, whole genome shotgun sequence genome and encodes:
- the LOC141700931 gene encoding putative beta-glucosidase 41, yielding MTTRLETKSTTVTGIKSPSFLCKEFEGAVNEGNKGANIWDTFASRTGKILDFSNVNTAVDHYHRFKMDIDLTKDMGMDAYRFSISWSRIFPNGTREPNPDGLKYYNNLLDYLLEKSQLPYVTLYHWDLPQMLEDRYEGWLSDHIVKDFEHYAFTCFKAFGDRVKYWITFNEPHNAAMQGYDSGTQAPGRCSILGHLFCKAGKTKQPCPKLG